Proteins encoded in a region of the Flavobacterium sp. PMTSA4 genome:
- the lpxA gene encoding acyl-ACP--UDP-N-acetylglucosamine O-acyltransferase, which produces MNQPLAYVHPGAKIARNVVIDPFTTIHNNVVIGEGTWIGSNVTIMEGARIGKNCNIFPGAVIAAVPQDLKFGGEDSLAIIGDNTTVRECVTINRGTIASGQTVIGKNCLIMATAHIAHDCHIGDNAIIVNGVALAGHVIVGSYAIIGGLAAIHQFIHIGDHAMISGGSLVRKDVPPYTKAAKEPLSYVGINSVGLRRRGFTSEKIREIQDIYRILYQKNYNTSQAMGIIEAEMSASPERDEILDFIRNSSRGIMKGYSGSY; this is translated from the coding sequence ATGAATCAACCTTTAGCATACGTTCATCCGGGAGCAAAAATTGCACGAAATGTAGTTATTGATCCTTTTACAACTATACACAACAATGTCGTTATTGGCGAAGGAACTTGGATAGGTTCAAATGTTACCATTATGGAAGGTGCAAGAATCGGTAAAAACTGCAATATATTTCCAGGTGCTGTAATCGCTGCTGTTCCTCAAGATTTAAAATTTGGAGGTGAAGATTCACTTGCAATAATTGGTGATAATACAACCGTCAGAGAATGTGTTACCATCAACAGAGGAACGATTGCTTCAGGTCAAACGGTTATTGGAAAAAACTGTCTGATTATGGCAACAGCTCACATTGCTCACGATTGTCATATTGGCGATAATGCTATCATTGTTAATGGTGTTGCATTGGCAGGTCATGTAATTGTTGGAAGTTATGCCATCATTGGTGGTTTGGCTGCTATTCATCAGTTCATTCATATTGGTGACCACGCTATGATTTCGGGTGGTTCATTGGTTCGTAAAGATGTTCCTCCTTATACCAAAGCGGCAAAAGAACCTTTATCCTATGTGGGTATCAATTCTGTTGGTTTGAGAAGAAGAGGTTTCACATCTGAAAAGATTAGAGAAATTCAAGATATTTATAGAATTCTTTATCAAAAGAATTACAATACTTCTCAAGCTATGGGAATCATTGAAGCTGAAATGTCGGCTTCGCCTGAGCGTGACGAAATATTAGATTTCATCAGAAATTCATCTCGTGGTATCATGAAAGGTTACTCGGGTTCATACTAA
- a CDS encoding bifunctional UDP-3-O-[3-hydroxymyristoyl] N-acetylglucosamine deacetylase/3-hydroxyacyl-ACP dehydratase — MVKQKTIQNEISLTGVGLHTGKEVKMTFKPAPVNNGFTFVRVDLEGSPVIEADANYVVNTQRGTNLEKLGVKIQTSEHVLAAFVGCDVDNVIIELNESEPPIMDGSSKFFVEAIEKAGIVEQDAERCYYVVKEVISYTDETTGSEILLMPADDYQVTTMVDFGTKVLGTQNATMKNIGEFKTEIADSRTFSFLHELETLLDNGLIKGGDLNNAIVYVDKDISPKTMENLKVAFNKETLTVKPNGILDNLTLHHPNEAARHKLLDVVGDLALVGVKIKGKVIANKPGHFVNTQFAKKLSKIIKIEQRNQIPVYDLHAEPLMDIHKIMSILPHRPPFLLVDRIIEMSDNHVVGLKNVTMNEDFFVGHFPGAPVMPGVLIVEAMAQTGGILILSSVPDPENYLTYFMKIDNVKFKHKVLPGDTLTFKCDLISPIRRGICHMQANAYANGKLVAEAELMAQIAKKQ; from the coding sequence ATGGTTAAACAAAAAACCATCCAAAACGAAATTTCCTTAACAGGAGTTGGACTTCACACAGGTAAAGAGGTTAAAATGACTTTTAAACCTGCACCCGTTAATAACGGTTTTACATTTGTTAGAGTTGATTTAGAAGGCAGTCCAGTCATTGAAGCAGATGCTAACTATGTTGTAAACACACAACGTGGTACTAATCTTGAAAAACTAGGTGTAAAAATTCAAACTTCTGAACACGTTTTAGCTGCTTTTGTAGGTTGCGATGTTGACAACGTTATTATTGAACTTAATGAATCTGAGCCACCAATTATGGATGGTTCTTCTAAGTTTTTTGTTGAAGCTATCGAAAAAGCGGGAATTGTTGAACAAGATGCTGAGCGTTGTTATTATGTTGTGAAAGAAGTAATTTCATATACTGATGAAACAACTGGAAGTGAAATTCTTTTAATGCCAGCCGATGATTATCAAGTTACAACAATGGTCGATTTTGGCACAAAAGTTCTTGGTACACAAAATGCTACCATGAAAAACATAGGTGAATTTAAAACTGAAATTGCAGATTCAAGAACATTTAGTTTCCTTCATGAATTAGAGACATTACTTGATAATGGTTTAATAAAAGGTGGAGATTTAAACAATGCTATTGTTTATGTTGACAAAGATATTTCTCCAAAAACAATGGAAAACCTAAAAGTTGCTTTCAACAAAGAAACTTTGACTGTTAAACCTAATGGTATTTTGGATAACCTAACATTACATCATCCAAACGAAGCTGCAAGACATAAATTGCTTGACGTTGTTGGTGATTTAGCATTGGTAGGAGTAAAGATTAAAGGAAAAGTTATTGCCAACAAACCAGGACATTTTGTAAATACACAATTTGCTAAGAAATTATCAAAAATCATTAAAATAGAGCAACGCAATCAAATTCCGGTTTACGATTTACATGCTGAACCTTTGATGGACATTCACAAAATCATGAGTATTCTTCCACATAGACCACCTTTCTTATTGGTTGACAGAATCATTGAAATGTCGGACAATCATGTGGTAGGTTTAAAGAATGTTACTATGAATGAAGATTTCTTCGTGGGTCATTTTCCTGGAGCACCAGTAATGCCAGGTGTTTTAATTGTAGAAGCAATGGCACAAACTGGAGGAATATTAATCTTAAGTTCGGTTCCTGATCCTGAAAATTACTTGACCTATTTTATGAAAATAGACAATGTAAAGTTTAAGCACAAAGTATTGCCTGGTGATACATTGACGTTTAAATGTGATTTGATTTCTCCTATTCGTAGAGGAATTTGTCACATGCAAGCTAATGCATATGCTAATGGAAAATTAGTTGCAGAAGCAGAATTAATGGCTCAAATTGCCAAAAAACAATAA
- the lpxD gene encoding UDP-3-O-(3-hydroxymyristoyl)glucosamine N-acyltransferase: MKFTAAQIAGILEGEVVGNPDAEVFKLAKIEEGTDGSLTFLANPKYASYIYSTKATITIVNNTFVPENELTTTLIKVEDAYKSFSKLLEYYNQVKLMKSGIEQPSVISEGVTYGENLYLGSFSYIGKNVVIGNNVKIYPNSFIGDNAIIGNDCILFAGVRIYSETVIGNNCTIHSGTIIGSDGFGFAPSENGTYNKVPQIGNVIIEDHVEIGACTTIDRATLGSTIIRKGVKLDNQIQIAHNVEIGENTVIASQTGIAGSTKIGKNCMIGGQVGFAGHITIGDNVRIQAQSGVGKNIKDGEVLQGSPSFNYGDWNKSYVHFKNLPKIVAEVEDLKKKNN, from the coding sequence ATGAAATTTACAGCAGCACAAATAGCAGGTATTCTTGAAGGTGAAGTGGTTGGAAATCCAGATGCTGAAGTTTTTAAATTAGCTAAAATTGAAGAAGGAACTGATGGTTCTCTAACTTTTTTAGCCAATCCAAAATATGCAAGTTATATCTATTCTACAAAAGCAACCATTACTATAGTTAACAATACTTTTGTTCCTGAAAATGAATTAACTACTACTTTAATAAAAGTTGAAGATGCTTATAAATCTTTTTCAAAATTACTAGAGTATTACAATCAGGTAAAATTAATGAAATCGGGTATAGAACAACCATCTGTAATTTCTGAAGGGGTTACATATGGAGAAAATCTATACTTAGGTAGTTTTAGCTATATAGGTAAAAATGTTGTTATAGGTAACAATGTAAAAATATATCCAAACTCCTTTATTGGTGATAATGCCATTATTGGTAACGATTGTATTCTTTTTGCGGGTGTTCGCATTTATTCTGAAACTGTAATCGGAAATAATTGTACCATTCATTCAGGTACTATTATTGGTTCTGATGGTTTTGGTTTTGCACCTTCTGAAAACGGAACTTATAATAAAGTACCTCAAATTGGTAATGTAATTATTGAGGACCATGTTGAAATAGGTGCATGTACTACAATTGATAGAGCAACTTTGGGTTCAACCATAATAAGAAAAGGAGTTAAACTTGACAATCAAATTCAAATTGCTCATAATGTGGAGATTGGTGAAAACACAGTAATTGCTTCTCAAACAGGAATTGCTGGTTCTACCAAAATTGGTAAAAACTGTATGATTGGTGGTCAAGTTGGATTTGCTGGACATATAACAATAGGTGATAACGTTCGTATTCAGGCACAATCGGGTGTAGGGAAAAATATTAAAGATGGAGAAGTTTTACAAGGTTCACCATCATTTAACTATGGCGATTGGAATAAATCGTATGTACATTTCAAAAATTTGCCAAAAATTGTTGCCGAGGTAGAAGATTTAAAGAAAAAAAATAATTAA
- a CDS encoding HD domain-containing protein: MPLTNKQKIVNDPIYGFITIPNSLIYDLIQHPYFQRLRRISQMGLSYLVYPGAHHTRFHHALGAMHMMQKAIEVLRFKEVEISKEEENALLIAILLHDIGHGPFSHAMEHSIVEVHHEEISLLFMNKLNQEFDGKLSLAIKIFKGEYHRKFMLQLISSQLDMDRMDYLKRDSFYSGVAEGNINSDRLIQMMNVVDDVLVMEEKGIYSIEKFLTSRRLMYWQAYLHKTSLVAELILTKTLKRAKELLNKGIEIECSKPFHYFMSNKVTSADFNDDLLNTFSQLDDFDIISALKSWQFHNDYILSSLSKMIINRDLLKIKLDSEKFPKELTDTYIQKISEKWNVSKQDAEFFVFKGKIKNQAYNKDAEPIRILKKDRTIEDVVEASDQLNLKALSKPVIKYYICYPKQLVEN, from the coding sequence GTGCCATTAACCAATAAACAAAAAATAGTCAATGATCCAATTTATGGTTTTATCACCATTCCTAATTCATTGATATACGATTTGATTCAGCATCCTTATTTTCAACGTTTGCGAAGGATTTCTCAAATGGGTTTATCCTATTTGGTTTATCCTGGCGCACATCACACTCGTTTTCATCATGCACTTGGCGCTATGCACATGATGCAAAAAGCAATTGAAGTTCTTCGTTTCAAAGAAGTAGAAATTTCCAAAGAAGAAGAAAATGCTTTGCTTATTGCTATTCTTTTACACGATATAGGTCATGGTCCTTTTTCGCATGCAATGGAACATAGTATAGTTGAAGTTCATCATGAGGAAATTTCGTTATTATTCATGAATAAGTTGAACCAAGAATTTGATGGCAAATTAAGTTTAGCAATTAAAATCTTCAAAGGCGAATACCATAGAAAATTTATGTTGCAATTAATTTCTAGTCAGTTGGATATGGATAGAATGGATTATCTTAAAAGAGATAGTTTCTATTCTGGTGTAGCCGAAGGAAATATAAATTCAGATAGACTTATTCAAATGATGAATGTGGTTGATGATGTTTTGGTCATGGAAGAAAAAGGAATTTATTCTATTGAAAAGTTCTTAACATCAAGGCGTTTAATGTATTGGCAAGCTTATTTGCATAAAACAAGTTTGGTAGCAGAACTTATTTTAACCAAAACTCTCAAACGAGCAAAAGAATTGCTAAACAAAGGAATTGAAATTGAATGCAGCAAACCATTTCATTATTTCATGTCAAACAAAGTAACTTCAGCTGATTTCAATGATGATTTATTAAATACTTTTTCTCAATTAGATGATTTTGACATTATTTCAGCATTAAAAAGTTGGCAATTTCACAATGACTATATATTAAGTAGTTTGAGTAAAATGATTATTAATCGTGATTTACTTAAAATAAAATTAGATTCTGAAAAATTTCCAAAAGAGTTAACAGACACTTACATTCAAAAAATTTCTGAGAAATGGAATGTTTCAAAGCAAGACGCTGAGTTTTTTGTTTTTAAGGGAAAGATAAAAAATCAGGCTTATAACAAAGATGCAGAACCTATTAGAATTCTAAAAAAAGACCGAACTATTGAAGATGTTGTAGAAGCTTCTGACCAGTTGAATTTAAAAGCATTATCAAAGCCAGTAATTAAGTATTATATTTGCTACCCAAAACAACTTGTAGAAAACTAA
- the menD gene encoding 2-succinyl-5-enolpyruvyl-6-hydroxy-3-cyclohexene-1-carboxylic-acid synthase: protein MIYPKIPLAQSIIEICSAKGVHDIVISPGSRNAPLTIGFTNNKKFNCYSIADERCAGFFALGIAQQTKRPVAVVCTSGSALLNYYPAFAEAFYSQHPFIVISADRPKDKIDIGDGQTIRQENVFLNHSLYNANLTEDATEENEVFINEAINVAIARKGPVHINVPFEEPLYETTNKLSVDFNITSLFKVYRMIGVEDIIAFSTLWNHSKKILVIVGELSPNSIEQKWIEKLTSFPSVVVLTEANSNLHHPSFINNIDSLITPFSQKEFSNLQPRILITLGGMIVSKRIKAFVRNYKPRHHWHIDELRAYDTFGILTHHFHVSPNQFFSQFLPYVKTVESNYKSTFEAINQVRKTKREEYINKIPFSDLKVFDTILKTIPKNTQLQVSNSSAIRYVQLFDVDESNELFCNRGTSGIDGSTSTAIGAAVASNKPTVFITGDVSFFYDSNALWNNYIPKDFKIIVINNGGGGIFRILPGHQENETFNTFFETSHCLTAEHLAKMYRFNYLTASSDETLSKSLKDLFSNNETPTILEIFTPTKENDKILLQYFKELV, encoded by the coding sequence ATGATTTATCCTAAAATACCATTAGCCCAAAGTATAATAGAAATTTGTTCTGCTAAAGGAGTTCACGATATAGTTATTTCTCCAGGTTCAAGAAATGCACCTTTAACGATTGGTTTTACAAACAATAAAAAATTTAATTGTTACAGTATTGCTGATGAACGTTGTGCAGGTTTTTTTGCCTTAGGAATTGCTCAACAAACAAAAAGACCAGTTGCCGTGGTTTGTACATCAGGTTCAGCTCTTTTGAATTATTATCCAGCATTTGCTGAAGCTTTTTATAGTCAACATCCATTTATTGTAATCTCAGCCGATAGACCAAAAGACAAAATAGATATTGGTGATGGACAAACTATTCGTCAGGAAAATGTTTTTCTTAACCATTCGTTATACAACGCCAATTTAACAGAAGACGCAACTGAAGAAAATGAAGTTTTTATAAATGAAGCTATTAATGTAGCCATAGCACGAAAAGGTCCGGTTCATATAAACGTTCCTTTTGAAGAACCATTATATGAAACTACCAATAAACTTTCTGTAGATTTTAACATTACAAGTTTATTCAAAGTATATAGAATGATTGGAGTAGAAGACATTATTGCTTTTTCAACTTTATGGAATCACAGTAAAAAAATACTAGTCATAGTTGGTGAATTATCTCCAAATTCTATTGAGCAAAAATGGATTGAAAAATTAACCAGTTTTCCATCAGTTGTAGTTTTAACAGAGGCAAATTCTAATCTTCATCATCCAAGTTTTATAAACAATATTGATTCTTTAATAACGCCATTTTCTCAAAAAGAGTTTAGCAACTTACAACCAAGAATTCTCATTACACTTGGTGGAATGATTGTTTCTAAACGAATTAAAGCTTTTGTTAGAAATTATAAACCAAGACATCATTGGCACATAGATGAGCTTAGAGCATATGATACTTTTGGAATTTTAACGCATCATTTTCATGTTTCTCCAAATCAGTTTTTTTCTCAGTTTTTGCCTTATGTAAAAACCGTTGAGAGCAATTATAAATCTACTTTTGAAGCTATCAATCAAGTTAGAAAAACAAAAAGAGAAGAATACATCAATAAAATTCCCTTTTCTGATTTAAAGGTTTTTGATACAATTCTAAAAACAATTCCAAAAAACACGCAACTACAAGTAAGCAATAGTTCCGCCATACGTTATGTTCAGTTATTTGATGTTGATGAAAGCAATGAGTTGTTTTGTAACAGAGGAACTAGCGGCATCGATGGAAGTACTTCAACTGCTATTGGCGCTGCCGTTGCAAGTAATAAACCGACAGTTTTTATTACAGGTGATGTAAGTTTCTTTTATGATAGTAATGCGCTTTGGAATAATTATATCCCAAAGGATTTTAAAATTATAGTTATCAATAATGGCGGCGGCGGAATTTTTAGAATTCTACCAGGACATCAAGAAAACGAAACATTTAATACATTCTTTGAAACTTCTCATTGCTTAACCGCAGAGCATTTAGCAAAAATGTACCGATTTAATTATCTTACTGCAAGCAGTGATGAAACATTATCAAAAAGTTTAAAAGACTTGTTTTCAAACAACGAAACTCCAACAATTTTAGAGATTTTTACACCTACTAAAGAAAATGATAAAATATTGTTACAATATTTTAAAGAATTAGTCTAA
- a CDS encoding GNAT family N-acetyltransferase: MHIQLRNYKEEDLNSIIEIINYNILNSTALYDYTIRTIHQQKLIFEDKKNKNFPIIVAILNDEVVGFGYYSEFRFREAYKFTVEHSVYVSNNHHGKGIGKLLLEKLISLAKSQKLHTMIGVIDSENANSIQFHEHFGFEKVGFIKESGYKFDRWLHSVILQLILE, translated from the coding sequence ATGCACATTCAACTCAGAAATTATAAAGAAGAAGACTTAAACAGTATAATTGAAATCATCAATTACAATATCTTAAATTCGACTGCTCTTTATGATTATACTATCAGAACTATTCATCAACAAAAATTAATTTTTGAAGACAAAAAGAATAAGAATTTCCCAATTATAGTTGCTATTTTAAACGATGAAGTTGTTGGTTTTGGTTACTACAGTGAATTCCGTTTTCGTGAAGCTTATAAATTTACTGTTGAACATTCTGTATATGTTTCTAATAACCATCACGGCAAAGGAATTGGAAAACTATTACTAGAAAAACTTATTTCTTTAGCGAAATCACAAAAACTTCACACCATGATTGGCGTAATTGATTCAGAAAACGCAAACAGTATACAATTTCATGAACACTTTGGTTTTGAAAAAGTTGGCTTTATAAAAGAAAGTGGATATAAATTTGACCGTTGGTTACATTCTGTAATCTTACAGTTAATTTTAGAATAA
- a CDS encoding glutathione peroxidase has protein sequence MKKLLLLTFATLIFISCGNKTENKTMAMNTEESTETLVKENIYQFKVTDLYGEEFDFSSLKGKKILIVNTASECGLTPQYKDLEAIYEKYKDKNFVIVGFPANNFGSQEPGSDKEIAQFCQKNYGVTFPMMAKSSVKGKDMNEVYQFLTQKSKNGLQDSEVEWNFQKYLINEKGELIKVLSPRVLPTDKEIVGWINS, from the coding sequence ATGAAAAAATTACTTTTATTAACATTTGCAACTCTAATATTTATTAGTTGCGGAAATAAAACCGAAAATAAAACAATGGCAATGAACACAGAAGAAAGCACAGAGACATTAGTTAAAGAAAACATTTATCAATTTAAAGTAACCGATTTATATGGTGAAGAGTTTGACTTTTCTTCATTGAAGGGTAAAAAAATATTAATAGTAAACACCGCTTCTGAATGCGGGTTAACGCCTCAGTACAAAGACTTAGAAGCAATTTATGAAAAATACAAAGACAAAAACTTTGTAATTGTTGGATTTCCAGCAAACAATTTTGGTTCTCAAGAACCGGGAAGTGACAAAGAGATTGCACAATTTTGTCAAAAAAATTATGGTGTAACTTTTCCTATGATGGCAAAATCATCAGTGAAAGGAAAAGACATGAATGAAGTTTATCAGTTTTTAACTCAAAAAAGTAAAAATGGACTTCAGGACAGCGAAGTAGAGTGGAACTTCCAAAAATATTTAATTAACGAAAAAGGAGAATTAATCAAAGTACTTTCTCCAAGAGTTTTACCAACGGATAAAGAAATAGTAGGTTGGATAAACAGTTAA
- a CDS encoding TonB-dependent receptor domain-containing protein: MGIEFSARYQLNNYLFFDSDINYTYARSIDEPSGQNYIPLAPDFTTTGGLNFTNYKRFSGGIHYRYLNHRPANEDNSIEAKGYFVTDMNINYNYKNFTFGLAVENLFNTEWNETQFATESRLQNESQSVEEIHFTPGTPFFIKSKISFAF; encoded by the coding sequence ATGGGAATTGAATTTAGCGCACGATATCAACTGAACAATTATCTATTTTTTGATAGTGATATTAATTACACCTACGCAAGAAGTATTGATGAACCAAGCGGACAAAATTATATTCCATTAGCACCCGATTTTACCACAACTGGAGGTTTGAACTTTACAAATTACAAACGCTTTTCTGGAGGAATACATTATCGATATTTAAATCATCGTCCTGCTAACGAAGATAATTCTATCGAAGCCAAAGGATATTTTGTTACCGATATGAATATAAATTATAATTATAAAAATTTCACCTTCGGTTTAGCAGTTGAAAACCTATTTAATACCGAATGGAATGAGACTCAGTTTGCCACCGAATCTAGATTGCAAAACGAAAGTCAGAGTGTAGAAGAAATTCATTTTACACCTGGAACTCCTTTTTTCATAAAGAGTAAAATTAGTTTTGCCTTCTAA
- a CDS encoding TonB-dependent receptor, translating into MKKLVLIFIILSSNLMMSQVNHGVVQDEFSMPIENAFITNLSSKTHAHSDELGKFTIERTKVNDTLQINALGFKKTTFVITDETLNVILKSSVYELDQVVVQPKLSAMNAVSKIDLMTNPVNSSQEILRKVPGLFIGQHAGGGKAEQLFLRGFDIDHGTDVAINVDGMPINMVSHAHGQGYADLHFLIPETINKIEYGKGTYNASQGDFATAGYVSFQTKENVDRNSVGAEVGQFNTLRTVGLFNLLEPNVNEKLFLATEYILTDGPFEAPQDFKRVNLFGKYTKRYTNNSKFSISASRFESKWNASGQIPQRLVDNGTISRFGAVDATEGGFTSRNNLIATFIKPITETSFIKATSFYTNYEFELYSNFTFFLNNPIDGDQIRQKESRSVYGMNLEYNLKGTNSKFQIGAGFRTDATNDSELSSTKNRYTTLEKIKLGDVDQNNAFAYANTEFSFGKWVINPALRLDYFKFNYNDKLTEPFQSLAADKFKISPKLNVFYSVNNNFQLFAKSGLGFHSNDTRVVVSQMGKEILPTAFGNDIGTIFKPIPSLIINATLWQLYLEQEFVYVGDAGIVEPSGKPNVWELNLAHDIN; encoded by the coding sequence ATGAAAAAATTAGTTCTGATATTCATAATCTTATCGTCAAATTTGATGATGAGCCAAGTAAATCATGGAGTTGTTCAAGATGAGTTTAGCATGCCTATTGAAAATGCATTTATTACCAATTTAAGTTCAAAAACTCATGCTCACTCAGATGAATTGGGAAAATTTACAATAGAGCGTACTAAAGTTAACGACACGCTACAAATTAATGCTTTGGGCTTCAAAAAAACAACTTTTGTTATTACAGATGAAACTTTGAATGTAATTTTAAAATCATCCGTTTATGAATTGGACCAAGTAGTTGTTCAACCAAAATTATCAGCCATGAATGCCGTTTCAAAAATAGATTTAATGACTAATCCAGTAAATTCTTCTCAAGAAATTTTGAGAAAAGTTCCTGGACTATTTATTGGTCAACATGCCGGCGGCGGAAAAGCAGAACAACTTTTCTTAAGAGGTTTTGATATTGACCACGGTACTGATGTAGCTATTAATGTTGATGGAATGCCTATTAATATGGTTTCACATGCACACGGACAAGGTTATGCTGATTTGCATTTTTTAATTCCTGAAACTATTAATAAAATTGAATATGGAAAAGGAACTTATAATGCTTCGCAAGGCGATTTTGCTACGGCAGGTTACGTAAGCTTTCAAACTAAGGAAAATGTAGATAGAAATTCAGTTGGAGCAGAAGTAGGTCAATTCAATACACTGAGAACTGTTGGTTTATTTAATTTATTAGAACCAAATGTAAACGAGAAATTGTTTTTGGCTACCGAATATATTTTAACCGATGGACCATTTGAAGCACCACAAGATTTTAAAAGAGTAAATCTGTTTGGGAAATACACAAAACGATATACTAACAATAGTAAGTTTTCAATTTCAGCTTCTCGATTTGAAAGCAAATGGAATGCTTCAGGACAAATTCCGCAACGATTGGTTGACAATGGAACTATAAGTCGTTTTGGTGCTGTTGATGCCACTGAAGGCGGGTTTACTTCAAGAAATAATTTGATTGCTACTTTTATAAAACCTATTACAGAAACAAGTTTTATTAAAGCAACTTCATTTTATACCAATTATGAATTTGAACTGTATTCTAATTTTACTTTTTTTCTAAATAATCCAATTGATGGCGACCAAATTAGACAAAAAGAATCTCGTTCAGTTTACGGAATGAATTTAGAATATAATTTAAAAGGTACTAATTCAAAATTTCAAATTGGCGCTGGTTTTAGAACTGATGCTACGAATGATTCAGAACTATCATCAACAAAAAATCGATACACCACTTTAGAAAAAATTAAACTAGGTGATGTTGATCAAAACAATGCTTTTGCTTATGCAAATACTGAATTTTCCTTTGGTAAATGGGTTATAAATCCGGCTTTGAGATTGGATTATTTTAAATTCAATTATAACGATAAATTAACAGAACCTTTTCAATCATTAGCAGCAGATAAATTTAAAATTTCTCCAAAGCTTAACGTCTTTTATAGTGTTAACAATAATTTTCAACTCTTTGCAAAATCAGGATTAGGATTTCATTCCAATGATACGCGAGTAGTTGTGAGTCAAATGGGAAAAGAAATTCTTCCGACAGCTTTTGGAAATGACATTGGAACGATTTTTAAACCAATTCCAAGTTTAATTATAAATGCTACACTTTGGCAATTATATCTGGAGCAAGAATTTGTATATGTTGGCGATGCAGGAATTGTTGAACCAAGTGGAAAACCAAACGTATGGGAATTGAATTTAGCGCACGATATCAACTGA